The sequence below is a genomic window from Anoplolepis gracilipes chromosome 9, ASM4749672v1, whole genome shotgun sequence.
TCTGTCCAAGTCGGAAAGAATCGCTCCACCGAGGCCGCAGACGCCGCCGAAAGCGCCCCGCGTCGAGCCACCCACCAGAGTCTCGGTTATCCAGAGGGTCCCGTCGCAAGGTCAATCGACCTctaggaaagagagaaataagatCGAGATCGAGAGAGTCGATCCAGTACAAGCACCCGAACCGGAGCAGGTAAACTACGCATTGCGAATTCCCATTCACTGAATGAACCTTGTCGTATTACTGGAAAAACAACATGTTTCGAGTGACTACGTATTTACACGTCTGAGTTCTTTCTTTAACCAACTAATAAGCTCAACAGTTGTGAATGGCAAGTTGGTTACGCGTTGTAACCATATCGAAAgctaatttaaacattttcagattcaaacaataaatattttctaaatgaacatcaatataaaatatatatgtatatatttatgatgaaaGTTTAGGATAATCTAAATATGTCAACAGAAAGATTCCATTATATTAGGACTAATGCAGTCAGGCTTCATCGACTCACAATCTTCATGCATTATGTATAGTGAGCAAGCAGATAAAAAAGgacggaaaaaaatattgcacggAATTATGCGTAACATTATTTAACCCGCAACCTGTCAAGCAGTTTCTTGcactaacattttttaatattaaagtaaagcttattaattctaaaattcacgattatattgcataataattcatacatatgtGCATAGGtgtacgaaaaaaaagaaataaaaatgtctaacaatttgtgtgtgtgtgtgtgtgtgtgtgtaaatgtgttttattagaaacatattaattttacagacCGAGAACTAGATCGAGAACAATCATGATATATGTGTGGATGAGCTGTTTTGGCTTGAAAAAAATgcttatctaataaatattaaagtatactAACGCTTGTAATTAGTGTAAAAAGCTTAGCTCCATAGATGAAGATTTGTGGAAATGTCGGTAAAGAATGAAAAGAAGATATAGTAGCTGACAATGAGTGAATAATggcaagaaagaaaagaggaaaTATCATTGTGGAAGGGAATTTCAATGCCgagatgagaaagagagaatgaagggaaaaagaagaaaacgaaAGAATCAAGATGAAGAAAGAAGACATCTAGAAAAAGGAGGAAAGAGAACAAAGAACGAGAGAATATGTGAGATGGACGGACAAACTCgttgcaatttattaaatttataattgcatgTGATGTGACTTGACAAGACACTATACCACTctatttattgcattaattatacaCATCCGTAGTGTCATGCTTCTCCGGCTTGAAACGATCTACTCCGATCTGTATGACAGTGATAGCAACCTTTTTGATTTATTCCTCATCCTCTTACACTATTTTTGCTGGTTGGGTTTATTTGTAGTCACATGTTCTTCTTaacacaatttttcttttaactaatataattttaagtaattgaTGTTTCATGTATTGTCTgctcttaagaaagaaagaaagaaagaaagagacaagtagaaaaagaaggaagaaagaacTCCAAATGACTTAAGAATTGATGTAAAATCCATTAGTAAAAAGTATTACGATAGAAAACACAAAAGGAATATACAATGACAATTTCAGGAACAGCCTATCGACTATGCCGTGCCGAAGCGGAAAGAAGAAGATGAGGAAAAGTGTCGCGATGGCGCAATGGCATCGCGCAGTTCCGGCAATTCCATCGCAAGATCTTTGCTGGCCGTTAAACTGTCCGGCTCGCAGGCGGTGGTGCAAGCGGCTGCGGGACACGGCAGATCCTCAAACTCGGGTAACAGCGGTTCCTCCGGTGGTGGCAACGGCGGCTCCAGTAATTCCTCGTCGTCTAGCGGCATCAGCGGATGCGGAAACGGAGCGATGCTCGGTGGCGGCGgaggcggcggcggtggcggtgccGTAGGTGGAGGCGCGGGTGCGGGCGGCATGCCTCCCGGGGGTAACGGGGGCCGCGGTAACTACGGACCGAGCTCACCGCCGACGGGGTCTCTCCCGCCGTTCTACGAATCCCTCAAGGGTGGCAACAATCTCGCCAACTTTGCCAATCAGTACAACACCGCCCAAggtgctttattttttttatcaaaaatcttCCTTTTTAACATCTTGTCTTTTTTAATGACACTTGTATTGCCATTGagttgatattaatattaataaaattattttttttcctatattttttgctaattttgaattttatttaaacgtgTTGCATTATTtcctatctttctttttttttttttttacttttatctgTTTATCTTCTTACTATattattgtgttatttttgttatttatgtaGAGCTGTGACATTTAGGctgttatatgtatttaagattttacgtactttgaaaatcaaattattacgtaatatcCTTGGAAGCTTGAACTTTGTATCAAAGACTGTTTCgagaaatattctattatgcaaaaaattacttttgataaaattgagaaaaaaaagtttatattatttacgtaaacttttattaaaacaagataatgatgagattttgaaaaacactTTTTGTCACAATTAAAATCACTACTCCTGTTgacttgtattattattttaggaaaTGCATATCTGACACCATTGACAGCGGTCGGGATTGAATGCGATACCGGTCAACAGGATAATTCTCAGCACGCACAGTACAACGCGCAAGAGGGCAAACAGTATTCTCTCCTTCAGAATGTCTGTGCAAATGTGTGCGCATCTTACGGTTTAACGTTcaaggaagaagaagaggaattGGGAGGTTACAAGATTCAACCAGATCTATTATCTGGCCAGTATGCTTCCTACGACGTCACTGACGGCATGATGGTGGACATGGTGACTGGCACCGTGGTGGACCCATTGCAATTCACCGCCGGTACTCTGACCTTCAACTCACCCTCCGATCACACGGCATTGCTGGAGAGCCTCAGCGATGCCGCCGATCTCTTGCTGCCCAGGTTGCAGACTGAGGACGGAAGCAGCGATCTTCTAGAAGAATCTTTGCACTCGCCCGCCTCGACTGGCAGTAGCGGAATCGGTCAAGATGCCGGTCATATGACCACTCCCGTCGAGCCCAGCGTCGATCCTTTCCCCGAGCATAGTATGGCTTTGACCAGAGGGTTTGACACGAGGTGAGCGCCTCAATCATCATGAGAATTAACTCTCGTTTGCAAATTAATTGCAGTTGATTTGCCGTTTACTTTGAAATAcaacgattaaaaaattcaatataataaatattacaagttTCAATTGAAAtagattacaaaataatatatcgatcgtTTTTCTCAGACACTACACGACTCCGCAACACTTTAATGCATCCAAGCTGGCCAGCTTGAATTATGCGACCGGAGAATCGAATTATCAATCATTGCCTAAGGAACGTCCAGAACTCGCGCTGCACGTCAATCAAAatcaacagcagcagcagcagcaagaTCAGCAGCTGCAAATTCAAGTGCAACTGCAACAACAGAAGCAAGCCGCCGCGTCACCGCACcagcaacaacagcaacaTCAGGGCCTTCTAAGTCCCGGATTGAATTTTACCAGTAATGGTGAGTCATCACAATAATGCTCATCTGCTGAGAAACGGGAATACATTGGTTAAAACtcttatatcgatttttttctcttatgttaaaagtaaagaaagttaaattaaaaaacggcaacatttgcgaaaaattttcattaaataaatattcgtcAATTTACGACTTGAATTTTGTGTCAactagtttaattttttgatttcaAAGGTTTAGAATTGGACTCTGGTAGCAGCGTGGGTGGAAGTCTGCCTAGTCCTGGCACTGCTAGCTGTTCCCTGGACGGAACCTCGTCTGGCACCTCACCGTCGTGTGCGTTAGCAGAACACGCGCACAGTCCGGTCGTGTCACCCACCACAGTCGTGGGCGCAGCGCAAACCACTGCACCAGTCGGGGAACCACCTCTCTCGCAACGGGTCGGTGTACTTCAACAAAGGGTAAGCCCCAAATTGATCCAGGCAAAAGCATATATCT
It includes:
- the LOC140669797 gene encoding uncharacterized protein isoform X1; this encodes MPKIFLIKNRLHQQLRLLESQHTSKSPPLGSGKDSPFGSSEPLSLIVNKDQYRDKTDDDRATTPESLRSSSPAPSPPPTQPASNTSSPPPRRFISSILGGDVPYGSRRHVLTRAERKEYSSPPIVSDDPPQFLSKSERIAPPRPQTPPKAPRVEPPTRVSVIQRVPSQGQSTSRKERNKIEIERVDPVQAPEPEQEQPIDYAVPKRKEEDEEKCRDGAMASRSSGNSIARSLLAVKLSGSQAVVQAAAGHGRSSNSGNSGSSGGGNGGSSNSSSSSGISGCGNGAMLGGGGGGGGGGAVGGGAGAGGMPPGGNGGRGNYGPSSPPTGSLPPFYESLKGGNNLANFANQYNTAQGNAYLTPLTAVGIECDTGQQDNSQHAQYNAQEGKQYSLLQNVCANVCASYGLTFKEEEEELGGYKIQPDLLSGQYASYDVTDGMMVDMVTGTVVDPLQFTAGTLTFNSPSDHTALLESLSDAADLLLPRLQTEDGSSDLLEESLHSPASTGSSGIGQDAGHMTTPVEPSVDPFPEHSMALTRGFDTRHYTTPQHFNASKLASLNYATGESNYQSLPKERPELALHVNQNQQQQQQQDQQLQIQVQLQQQKQAAASPHQQQQQHQGLLSPGLNFTSNGLELDSGSSVGGSLPSPGTASCSLDGTSSGTSPSCALAEHAHSPVVSPTTVVGAAQTTAPVGEPPLSQRVGVLQQRLGLPNDCQLEFVNGGHGIKNPLAVEGQRPPGNNRDEERTNRTPPSKDDDPSRFSCRVCSKNFSLQRLLNRHMKCHSDVKRYLCTFCGKGFNDTFDLKRHTRTHTGVRPYKCFLCEKSFTQRCSLESHGQKVHGVQHQYAYKERRAKMYVCEECGHTTHEPEVHYIHLKEQHPYSPALLKFYDKRHFKFTNSNFANMLLQGGLLQRDSRSKDSCSLAERRETVSKSTEATHQQTTTSF
- the LOC140669797 gene encoding uncharacterized protein isoform X2, producing the protein MPKIFLIKNRLHQQLRLLESQHTSKSPPLGSGKDSPFGSSEPLSLIVNKDQYRDKTDDDRATTPESLRSSSPAPSPPPTQPASNTSSPPPRRFISSILGGDVPYGSRRHVLTRAERKEYSSPPIVSDDPPQFLSKSERIAPPRPQTPPKAPRVEPPTRVSVIQRVPSQGQSTSRKERNKIEIERVDPVQAPEPEQEQPIDYAVPKRKEEDEEKCRDGAMASRSSGNSIARSLLAVKLSGSQAVVQAAAGHGRSSNSGNSGSSGGGNGGSSNSSSSSGISGCGNGAMLGGGGGGGGGGAVGGGAGAGGMPPGGNGGRGNYGPSSPPTGSLPPFYESLKGGNNLANFANQYNTAQGNAYLTPLTAVGIECDTGQQDNSQHAQYNAQEGKQYSLLQNVCANVCASYGLTFKEEEEELGGYKIQPDLLSGQYASYDVTDGMMVDMVTGTVVDPLQFTAGTLTFNSPSDHTALLESLSDAADLLLPRLQTEDGSSDLLEESLHSPASTGSSGIGQDAGHMTTPVEPSVDPFPEHSMALTRGFDTRHYTTPQHFNASKLASLNYATGESNYQSLPKERPELALHVNQNQQQQQQQDQQLQIQVQLQQQKQAAASPHQQQQQHQGLLSPGLNFTSNGLELDSGSSVGGSLPSPGTASCSLDGTSSGTSPSCALAEHAHSPVVSPTTVVGAAQTTAPVGEPPLSQRLGLPNDCQLEFVNGGHGIKNPLAVEGQRPPGNNRDEERTNRTPPSKDDDPSRFSCRVCSKNFSLQRLLNRHMKCHSDVKRYLCTFCGKGFNDTFDLKRHTRTHTGVRPYKCFLCEKSFTQRCSLESHGQKVHGVQHQYAYKERRAKMYVCEECGHTTHEPEVHYIHLKEQHPYSPALLKFYDKRHFKFTNSNFANMLLQGGLLQRDSRSKDSCSLAERRETVSKSTEATHQQTTTSF